Proteins encoded within one genomic window of Bacillus sp. 1NLA3E:
- a CDS encoding RDD family protein → MERLRNDLRRQSFQAFPIRYAGFWMRFWAYLLDLIVIGSLGRILIKPIFRVLDVSLHDSSMFAPISIVTALIFYAYFVFMTKLFGQTLGKMVFGLKVVTLSGNPLSWNTVLFREWIGRFISTTVLIGYCLVAFLPKKQGLHDLFVETTVIHKN, encoded by the coding sequence ATGGAGCGCCTTCGGAATGATTTAAGGAGACAAAGTTTTCAAGCATTCCCAATTCGTTATGCTGGTTTTTGGATGCGTTTTTGGGCATATCTTCTTGATTTAATTGTGATTGGGAGCTTAGGGAGAATCTTAATCAAGCCAATATTTCGAGTGTTAGATGTATCCCTTCATGATTCAAGTATGTTTGCACCCATTTCAATTGTGACTGCGCTCATTTTCTATGCCTATTTTGTATTCATGACAAAACTATTTGGGCAAACACTTGGAAAAATGGTTTTTGGATTGAAAGTTGTGACCCTATCTGGCAACCCGCTATCGTGGAATACGGTTCTTTTTCGTGAGTGGATTGGAAGATTTATCTCAACGACTGTCCTTATTGGCTATTGTTTAGTAGCATTTCTTCCCAAAAAACAAGGCTTACATGATTTATTTGTGGAAACGACAGTCATCCATAAAAATTAA
- a CDS encoding DUF2953 domain-containing protein, translated as MKWLAVALIILFLLTTLIIFSKITILLNYHHNKDDDHLTIKFKVWFGLISYKISVPVIKVDDDSPAIVYKTKVNSGKQEGSKKEMTEEKFSVHDLIESLHDMKEFLRHVIALHKIIRYFLRKISIRRLEWHSVIGIGDAALTGTLTGALWSVKGGLIGLISHYMKLKEMPQMSITPNFQRASSQTLLRCMIQFRIGNAMLAGIRLVKFWKGGRPKFQSKQLSKLSKDKSKTM; from the coding sequence ATGAAATGGCTAGCCGTTGCTCTTATTATTTTATTTCTTCTTACCACTTTAATTATTTTTTCAAAAATAACCATTTTATTAAATTATCATCACAATAAAGATGATGATCATTTAACTATAAAGTTTAAAGTTTGGTTTGGACTGATCTCCTATAAAATTTCTGTTCCAGTTATTAAAGTTGATGACGATTCACCGGCGATTGTTTATAAAACGAAAGTGAATTCAGGAAAACAGGAAGGTTCAAAAAAGGAAATGACAGAAGAAAAATTTTCTGTTCATGATTTAATAGAAAGTTTGCATGACATGAAGGAATTTTTAAGACATGTTATTGCCTTACACAAAATAATCCGCTATTTTTTACGAAAAATATCAATTAGAAGGCTGGAATGGCATTCGGTAATTGGGATAGGAGATGCAGCACTGACAGGGACGCTTACTGGAGCTTTGTGGTCAGTAAAAGGTGGCTTGATAGGCCTGATTAGTCATTATATGAAACTTAAGGAAATGCCTCAAATGTCGATTACCCCGAACTTTCAAAGGGCGTCCTCACAAACTCTATTGCGATGTATGATTCAATTTCGAATCGGGAATGCTATGTTAGCAGGAATAAGACTAGTGAAATTTTGGAAGGGTGGACGGCCAAAATTTCAATCAAAACAGCTGTCCAAATTATCCAAAGATAAATCAAAAACAATGTAG
- a CDS encoding class I SAM-dependent methyltransferase: protein MKISPVEELFTLMNETALILQEELSCTYLEALAETGENLFQGSILQEEISELNKKRLEKMYHTIQLSKYQNEELRKAYQLVILKGMKESVQPNHQMTPDAVGMLMGYLVNKFMKESSFTLLDPAVGTGNLLATVLNQLQPKEIMAVGIEIDDLLLKLAYVNANLQKHPIQFYNQDSLDPLYVDPVDAVIGDLPIGYYPNDERASEFELKADDGHSFAHHLFIEQSVRHTKDGGYLFLIVPNGLFESEQAPKLHEFLKEKVIIQGLLQLPLTLFKTKQAAKSILILQKKGNQVVAPKQVLLVNLPSLSNASAVSNILAQIDDWMKENKSSK from the coding sequence CTGAAAATTTCTCCAGTAGAAGAATTATTTACTTTAATGAATGAAACGGCGTTAATTTTACAAGAAGAACTATCGTGTACATATTTGGAAGCATTAGCTGAAACAGGAGAAAATTTATTTCAAGGCTCGATTCTTCAAGAAGAAATAAGTGAGTTGAATAAGAAACGCCTTGAAAAGATGTATCATACTATTCAATTAAGCAAGTATCAAAATGAAGAACTTCGTAAAGCCTATCAGCTCGTTATTTTAAAAGGAATGAAGGAAAGTGTCCAACCTAACCATCAAATGACACCTGATGCTGTCGGTATGCTAATGGGATATTTGGTGAATAAATTTATGAAGGAATCTTCTTTCACACTTTTAGATCCAGCAGTAGGAACAGGAAATTTACTTGCAACCGTTTTAAATCAACTACAACCAAAAGAAATAATGGCAGTTGGCATTGAAATTGATGATTTGTTATTAAAACTAGCTTATGTGAATGCGAATTTACAAAAACATCCGATTCAATTTTATAACCAGGATAGTTTAGATCCGCTTTATGTTGACCCAGTTGATGCTGTAATAGGGGATTTGCCAATAGGTTACTATCCGAACGACGAGAGAGCATCTGAATTTGAGTTGAAAGCTGATGATGGTCATTCTTTTGCACATCATCTATTTATCGAACAAAGTGTACGTCATACCAAGGATGGCGGCTATTTGTTTTTAATCGTACCAAACGGTTTATTTGAAAGCGAACAGGCACCCAAACTACATGAGTTTTTAAAAGAGAAGGTTATTATCCAGGGCCTCCTCCAATTGCCGCTAACCCTATTTAAAACGAAACAAGCAGCAAAAAGTATTCTTATTTTACAAAAAAAGGGGAATCAGGTGGTTGCTCCAAAACAGGTGCTTCTGGTTAATCTGCCTTCTCTTTCGAATGCTAGTGCTGTTTCTAATATATTAGCTCAGATTGATGACTGGATGAAGGAAAATAAATCATCTAAATAA
- the sppA gene encoding signal peptide peptidase SppA, with the protein MNGKRWAALGIATGLFIVSILINVLSSFAFSNVETGFSDFFAATDQPFTEEIVKDGDELNKIAVLDVDGVIQDTGDVGSFLQSPTYNHRLFMEKLDYVKEDDTIKGIILRVNSPGGGVVESAEIHDKLVEIQKDTKKPIYVSMGATAASGGYYISTPADKIFASKETMTGSLGVIMESVNYAGLADKYGVDFVTIKSGPYKDIMSPTREMTDEERNILQTMINNSYEGFVKVISDGRKIPIDQVKKLADGRIYDGRQAKELNLIDGFGYLDDVIANMRKDLHQKDAQVVRYTESFGFGSLFNMGAQKIAGKDAEVASIMKLLSRSNSPRLMYLYAE; encoded by the coding sequence ATGAACGGAAAACGCTGGGCAGCTTTAGGGATTGCGACTGGATTATTTATTGTTTCCATTTTAATTAATGTGTTAAGCTCATTTGCTTTTTCAAACGTGGAAACGGGATTCAGTGATTTTTTTGCTGCAACAGATCAACCATTTACAGAAGAAATCGTAAAGGATGGGGATGAACTTAATAAGATTGCTGTCTTGGACGTCGATGGAGTGATTCAGGATACTGGTGATGTTGGCTCATTTCTACAAAGTCCTACATATAACCATCGTCTTTTTATGGAGAAACTGGATTACGTTAAAGAAGATGACACGATTAAAGGGATCATCCTCCGTGTCAACTCTCCTGGTGGTGGTGTGGTAGAAAGTGCTGAAATTCACGATAAGCTAGTCGAAATACAGAAAGATACAAAAAAGCCAATATACGTATCAATGGGGGCAACGGCTGCATCTGGTGGATATTATATTTCAACTCCTGCCGATAAAATCTTCGCAAGTAAAGAAACAATGACTGGTTCCCTTGGGGTTATTATGGAAAGTGTTAATTATGCTGGTCTAGCTGATAAATATGGCGTTGATTTTGTCACGATAAAAAGTGGTCCATACAAAGATATCATGAGCCCTACAAGGGAAATGACTGATGAAGAAAGAAATATCTTGCAAACCATGATTAATAATTCATATGAGGGATTTGTCAAAGTGATTTCGGACGGAAGAAAAATTCCGATTGACCAAGTTAAAAAATTGGCTGATGGCCGAATATATGATGGACGCCAGGCAAAAGAATTAAATTTAATCGATGGTTTTGGCTATTTGGATGATGTAATAGCAAATATGAGAAAAGATCTTCACCAAAAGGATGCTCAGGTTGTTCGATACACAGAAAGCTTTGGCTTCGGATCTTTATTTAATATGGGTGCTCAAAAAATTGCTGGCAAAGATGCTGAAGTAGCTAGCATAATGAAGCTGTTGTCTAGGTCGAATTCACCCCGACTTATGTATTTGTATGCTGAATAA
- the tpx gene encoding thiol peroxidase has protein sequence MASITFKGNPVTLLGNEVKVGEKAPNFSVLANDLSPVTLNDSKGSVRLISVVPSLDTGVCDAQTRRFNQEAAKLDNVKILTVSVDLPFAQKRWCGAAGIENVQTVSDHRDLSFGEAFGVAIQELRLLARAVFVIDSNDVVTYAEYVSEATNHPNYEAAVEAAKQAK, from the coding sequence ATGGCATCAATTACGTTTAAAGGGAACCCAGTTACCTTATTAGGAAATGAAGTGAAGGTTGGAGAAAAGGCACCAAATTTTTCAGTTCTTGCAAATGATTTATCACCAGTAACTTTAAATGATTCAAAAGGCAGTGTAAGGCTCATCAGTGTAGTGCCTTCTTTAGATACAGGCGTATGTGACGCTCAAACACGTCGATTTAATCAAGAAGCAGCAAAGTTAGATAATGTGAAAATATTAACAGTCAGCGTGGACCTACCATTTGCCCAAAAACGTTGGTGTGGTGCTGCTGGAATTGAAAATGTCCAAACCGTTTCTGACCATCGTGATTTGTCCTTTGGAGAGGCCTTCGGAGTGGCTATTCAAGAGCTTCGCCTTTTGGCACGTGCCGTATTTGTCATTGATTCAAATGATGTTGTTACATATGCTGAATATGTAAGTGAAGCAACAAATCACCCGAATTACGAAGCAGCAGTTGAAGCAGCAAAGCAAGCAAAATAG
- the ytfJ gene encoding GerW family sporulation protein, whose protein sequence is MSDHPIQGLMTTAMENLKEMIDVNTIIGDPVETPDGSVILTVSKVGFGFAAGGSEFILDGSGSGSGSGSGSNSNGGSKQQEQSGSKHPFGGGSGGGVSITPIAFLIVSTHGVKMLHLDENTHLYEKILDLAPQAVDKIQQMMSKKDQKNQSGQQTQNDSPKQDLND, encoded by the coding sequence ATGTCCGATCATCCAATTCAAGGATTAATGACAACTGCAATGGAAAATTTAAAAGAAATGATTGATGTAAATACGATTATTGGTGATCCTGTTGAGACCCCTGATGGCAGTGTAATCTTAACTGTTTCTAAAGTAGGATTTGGTTTTGCAGCGGGGGGAAGCGAATTTATTCTTGATGGTTCAGGTTCTGGGTCGGGATCAGGTTCAGGTTCAAATTCAAATGGAGGTTCTAAGCAACAAGAGCAGAGCGGTTCGAAGCACCCATTTGGTGGAGGTAGCGGTGGTGGTGTTTCCATAACACCAATTGCATTCCTAATTGTCAGTACACATGGTGTAAAAATGCTTCATTTAGATGAAAATACGCATCTTTATGAAAAAATACTAGATTTAGCACCGCAGGCAGTTGATAAAATACAACAAATGATGTCTAAAAAAGATCAAAAAAATCAATCTGGGCAGCAAACCCAAAATGATAGCCCTAAGCAAGACCTAAATGATTAA